In Gadus macrocephalus chromosome 4, ASM3116895v1, the following proteins share a genomic window:
- the LOC132455469 gene encoding uncharacterized protein LOC132455469: MVYNCVCAGCNNSSRTGHRVHAFPKDKATLRQWVQFVRVRRADFSIPSVTKNSKVCSAHFTEEDYDQGDIRMVSLGLKRLAQLIPNAVPSVHTHLSACPAPRPRGTKISAASRKRELAMMLTDASPCETTDGVNAATVEDPLPYSTCDTGTQCILKPLGRSHAVQVNLKPKMVSMGTQTFTPLTSPDPTDGEDDLSVISDASWVPGDQMSEEDEEVLCEEPSQTCDPHQNGIDKFIVCQEELMALFAICPACCEKSDSRIVQQEGTFVKIEQVCACGYQRFWQNQPILNRNMPTCNLLLSGAIHFSGCLATQTLRIMTLFGLQCISASTFFRHQRRYTIPVIIQAWQNEQAKNFSDLKAMDGGLVVAGDCRSDSPGHCAKYGSYTLIEDRVNKVVDVQLVQSSEVPNSSWCEMEGLKRSIGLLRRNDLHLSTLITDRHRQVAKWVREELCPEGTQHYFDVWHIGKSLGKALDTASKDRQCEQLQLWRPAIVNHLYWTAASTPDGNPAVMEAKWRSLVNHIQDIHDHDTPAFSSCAHAPLEGDQRDKEWLEPGSMAAVKLEGIITRTSLLKDVRQLSPQHQTYSLEAFHSLILHFAPKHTGFSYQGMYSRLLLAALHYNHNANRETARRSDGLERYSVRYPRFRKGAWVVVPIKEKASYGYATSLIEALRESYMDSPKALQEVSANLSACAPAPIAKSFEQIPKEEAVSLYLAQQSRYKKLN; the protein is encoded by the exons ATGGTGTACAACTGTGTTTGTGCTGGGTGTAATAATTCTAGCAGAACAGGACACAGGGTCCATGCCTTTCCGAAGGACAAGGCAACCCTCAGACAGTGGGTACAGTTTGTCCGCGTTAGACGGGCAGATTTTTCTATTCCCTCGGTCACTAAGAACTCCAAGGTCTGCAGCGCTCATTTCACGGAGGAAGATTACGACCAAGGGGATATCAGGATGGTATCTCTCGGGTTAAAGAGGCTGGCACAGCTTATTCCGAACGCCGTGCCTTCTGTGCACACGCATCTCTCTGCCTGCCCTGCCCCGAGACCGAGAGGCACCAAGATCAGTGCCGCCAGCCGCAAGCGAGAGCTGGCTATG ATGTTGACAGATGCCTCACCGTGTGAGACCACGGACGGTGTCAATGCTGCTACGGTAGAGGACCCCTTGCCCTACTCCACTTGTGACACTGGGACACAATGTATTTTGAAGCCCCTTGGAAGGTCTCACG CTGTGCAAGTGAACCTGAAGCCCAAGATGGTCAGCATGGGGACACAAACTTTCACCCCCCTCACTAGTCCTGACCCAACGGATGGAGAAGATGATCTCTCTGTCATCAGTGATGCATCATGGGTACCAGGAGACCAGATgtctgaggaggatgaggaggtgttgTGTGAGGAGCCATCTCAAACTTGTGACCCCCACCAAAA TGGCATTgacaaattcattgtttgccAAGAGGAGCTCATGGCCCTGTTTGCCATCTGTCCGGCCTGTTGTGAGAAGTCAGATAGTAGAATCGTGCAGCAGGAAGGAACATTTGTTAAAATAGAGCAG GTCTGTGCATGTGGCTACCAGCGTTTCTGGCAAAACCAGCCGATCCTAAACAGGAATATGCCAACCTGTAACCTCCTTTTAAGCGGGGCCATCCATTTCTCTGGATGTTTGGCCACCCAGACATTACGGATAATGACCCTGTTTGGCCTTCAGTGCATCAGCGCAAGCACTTTCTTTCGCCATCAGCGCCGTTACACCATCCCCGTCATCATTCAGGCCTGGCAGAACGAGCAGGCCAAGAATTTTAGTGACCTCAAGGCAATGGATGGAGGCCTAGTTGTTGCTGGTGACTGCAG GTCAGATTCTCCAGGGCACTGTGCAAAGTACGGCTCCTACACATTGATAGAGGACAGAGTAAACAAGGTGGttgatgttcagcttgttcag AGCTCAGAGGTCCCCAACAGCTCTTGGTGTGAGATGGAGGGGCTCAAGCGCAGCATCGGCTTGCTGAGGCGGAACGACCTGCATTTGTCAACCCTCATCACAGACAGACATCGCCAG GTTGCCAAATGGGTGAGAGAAGAGCTGTGCCCTGAAGGGACACAGCATTATTTTGATGTCTGGCACATTGGGAAAA GTCTGGGGAAGGCCTTGGATACAGCCTCAAAAGACAGACAGTGTGAACAACTACAGTTGTGGAGGCCAGCCATAGTAAACCACCTGTACTGGACTGCAGCCTCAACCCCTGATGGCAATCCAGCTGTGATGGAGGCCAAATGGAGAAGCTTGGTGAATCACATTCAGGACATCCACGACCATGACACCCCTGCCTTCTCCAGTTGCGCTCATGCCCCTCTGGAGGGGGATCAACGAGATAAAGAGTGGCTGGAACCAG GCTCAATGGCAGCAGTAAAACTGGAGGGTATCATCACAAGGACATCCTTACTGAAGGATGTTCGACAGCTGTCTCCGCAGCACCAGACTTACTCCCTTGAAGCCTTCCACTCCCTGATCCTGCACTTCGCACCCAAGCACACTGGGTTTTCATACCAGGGCATGTATAGCAG GCTTCTCTTAGCGGCGCTGCATTACAACCATAATGCGAACAGAGAGACCGCACGAAGAAGCGATGGTTTGGAGAGGTATAGCGTGCGATATCCACGTTTCAGAAAAGGTGCCTGGGTAGTTGTGCCCATCAAAGAGAAGGCCTCATACG GTTATGCAACGTCATTAATCGAGGCTCTTCGGGAGAGCTACATGGATTCACCCAAGGCTCTTCAAGAGGTTAGCGCCAATTTGTCAGCCTGTGCACCCGCCCCCATCGCCAAATCCTTCGAACAAATTCCCAAGGAGGAGGCCGTCAGCCTCTATCTAGCCCAGCAGTCACGCTACAAAAAATTGAATTAG